In Lutra lutra chromosome 5, mLutLut1.2, whole genome shotgun sequence, a single genomic region encodes these proteins:
- the LOC125101211 gene encoding homeobox protein NANOG-like, whose protein sequence is MIAEDLFVDSVLSSRRFTNTTFYTPQDHRDDRLPVCSIVLLPHPQKCSSSGLAPEMLPGNHVIGNYASLQMSSAETPPAETVSPLPSSVDLLVQDSPDSSTSPKVKLPPTSAEERTGRKEDTAQGKKQKIRTVFSQTQLYVLNDRFQRQKYLSLQQMQELSNILNLSYKQVKTWFQNQRMKCKRWQKNHWPKESKSVTQNSTAAMEYPAFYSYHQGHLMNTSGNLPIWSSQTWNNPNWSNQTWNSQSWSNHSWNSQSWSNHSWTSQTWCPQAWNSQLHNCGEESLQPQIQFQQNSVSDLESLLETSGESYSVIQQSAKYFSTQKIMDLFPNYSVNIQPEDV, encoded by the exons ATGATTGCGGAGGATCTCTTTGTAGATTCAGTACTGTCATCACGAAGATTTACAAACACCACATTCTATACGCCCCAGGATCACCGCGATGATCGTCTTCCTGTCTGCTCCATTGTCCTCCTGCCTCAT CCCCAGAAGTGTAGCTCTTCTGGGCTGGCTCCAGAAATGTTGCCAGGTAACCACGTCATTG GAAATTACGCGTCCCTACAAATGTCATCTGCTGAGACGCCCCCCGCGGAGACcgtctctcctcttccttcctccgtGGATCTGCTTGTTCAAGACAGCCCCGATTCCTCCACCAGTCCCAAGGTGAAACTACCGCCCACTTCTGCAGAGGAGAGAacggggaggaaggaagacacgGCCCAGGGCAAGAAACAGAAGATCAGGACCGTGTTCTCTCAGACCCAACTCTATGTCCTCAATGATCGATTTCAGAGGCAGAAATACCTCAGCCTCCAGCAGATGCAAGAACTTTCCAACATTCTGAACCTTAGCTATAAGCAGGTGAAGACCTGGTTCCAGAACCAGAGAATGAAATGTAAGAGGTGGCAGAAAAACCACTGGCCAAAGGAGAGCAAGAGTGTGACTCAGAATAGCACAGCAGCCATGGAATACCCAGCCTTCTACTCCTACCACCAGGGACACCTGATGAACACTTCCGGAAACCTTCCAATATGGAGCAGCCAGACCTGGAATAACCCGAATTGGAGCAACCAGACCTGGAATAGCCAATCTTGGAGCAACCACTCCTGGAACAGCCAGTCTTGGAGCAACCACTCCTGGACCAGTCAGACCTGGTGCCCCCAAGCTTGGAACAGCCAGCTCCACAATTGTGGAGAGGAATCCCTGCAGCCCCAGATCCAGTTCCAGCAAAATTCTGTCAGCGATTTGGAGTCCCTCTTAGAAACTTCTGGGGAAAGCTATAGTGTAATACAGCAGTCCGCTAAGTATTTTAGTACCCAGAAAATCATGGATTTGTTCCCAAATTACTCTGTGAACATCCAGCCTGAAGATGTGTGA